From a single Bradyrhizobium sediminis genomic region:
- a CDS encoding ribokinase — protein sequence MGRVFVAGSINMDVVATADRHPRIGETVAGHAVLYFPGGKGANQAVSAAKLGAPTTLIGRLGGDAFGHELRTFLAAQGIDLSLVRETAGAHSGTAVITIANTDNTIVVIPGANALVSDDDVVAPALAKGDVAVSQFEIPLPAIEAFFRRARAAGATTILNPAPALECGADLLGLVDILILNETELGLLAKTELRDTDDPARFVEAARSLRIGKDGVVCVTLGKRGVLALVDGEPLIVPGRPVKAVDTTGAGDCFVGAVAAQLAGGHSIREALSYGNAAASLCVQRMGAAPSMPTAAEVAVVSSR from the coding sequence ATGGGGCGCGTCTTCGTCGCCGGCAGCATCAATATGGATGTGGTGGCGACGGCCGACCGGCATCCCCGCATCGGCGAGACCGTCGCAGGCCATGCCGTGCTCTATTTTCCCGGCGGCAAGGGCGCCAACCAGGCGGTGTCGGCGGCGAAACTGGGCGCGCCGACGACGCTGATCGGCCGGCTCGGCGGCGACGCCTTCGGCCATGAATTGAGGACGTTCCTTGCGGCGCAGGGGATCGACCTGAGCTTGGTACGGGAAACCGCGGGCGCCCACAGCGGAACCGCCGTCATCACCATCGCCAATACCGACAACACCATTGTCGTCATTCCCGGCGCCAATGCGCTGGTGAGCGATGACGATGTCGTCGCACCAGCGCTGGCGAAAGGCGATGTCGCGGTCAGCCAGTTCGAGATACCCCTGCCCGCGATCGAGGCCTTCTTCCGCCGCGCCCGCGCCGCCGGCGCCACCACCATCCTCAATCCCGCGCCCGCGCTCGAATGCGGCGCCGATCTCCTCGGCCTCGTCGATATCCTCATCCTCAACGAGACCGAACTCGGCTTGCTGGCGAAGACCGAGCTTCGCGACACCGACGATCCCGCCCGCTTCGTCGAAGCCGCGCGCTCGCTGCGGATCGGCAAAGACGGCGTCGTCTGCGTGACGCTCGGCAAGCGCGGCGTGCTGGCGCTAGTGGACGGCGAACCGCTGATCGTTCCGGGCCGCCCTGTCAAAGCCGTCGACACCACCGGCGCCGGCGACTGCTTTGTCGGCGCGGTCGCGGCCCAACTCGCCGGCGGCCACTCTATCCGCGAGGCGCTGTCTTACGGCAACGCCGCCGCCTCGCTCTGCGTGCAACGGATGGGCGCCGCGCCGTCGATGCCGACGGCGGCGGAGGTCGCCGTGGTCAGCTCCCGTTGA
- a CDS encoding Glu/Leu/Phe/Val family dehydrogenase, with protein MSVYSGPVFDMAAEQFGVIANHLSIPFDERDRLLLPKRAVIISCPIHRDDGSITVFEGYRVQHHLTLGPTKGGTRFAPSVDIGEVAALAIWMSWKCALVGLPYGGAKGGVRVDLTTLSKRELEGLSRRYMQEMIPFVGPHTDVMAPDMGTNEQVMAWFMDTYSMYQGRTVTEIVTGKPVSSGGTLGRREATGRGVAHIAKRVLNELSINLGTATAVIQGFGNVGSYAALELHRFGLKVIAVSDHTGALHDPSGLDIPALIRHAGTHGSIAGFSNQLQFDPEQIFALSCDVLVPAAMERVIDAQVAANLKCRVLAEGANGPTTPDADLVLEKRQDEVFVIPDILCNAGGVIVSYFEWVQDLQQLFWEEEEVTRREYQILDRAFDQMVTRARVDKISHRTAAMAIGVEKVRAGKNIRGLFP; from the coding sequence ATGTCCGTCTATTCCGGTCCGGTGTTCGACATGGCGGCCGAGCAGTTCGGGGTGATCGCCAATCATCTGTCGATCCCTTTTGACGAGCGCGACCGGCTGCTGCTGCCGAAACGCGCGGTCATCATCTCCTGTCCGATCCACCGCGACGACGGCTCGATTACGGTGTTCGAGGGCTATCGGGTGCAGCATCACCTCACCCTCGGCCCGACCAAGGGCGGCACCCGGTTTGCCCCCAGCGTCGATATCGGCGAGGTGGCGGCGCTGGCGATCTGGATGAGCTGGAAGTGCGCGCTGGTGGGCTTGCCCTACGGCGGCGCCAAGGGCGGCGTCCGGGTCGATCTGACGACGCTTTCCAAGCGCGAACTGGAGGGATTGTCGCGCCGCTACATGCAGGAAATGATCCCGTTCGTCGGCCCGCACACCGACGTGATGGCGCCCGACATGGGCACCAACGAGCAGGTGATGGCCTGGTTCATGGACACCTATTCGATGTATCAGGGCCGCACCGTCACCGAGATCGTCACCGGCAAGCCGGTGTCGTCGGGCGGCACGCTGGGACGGCGGGAAGCCACCGGGCGCGGCGTCGCTCACATCGCCAAGCGCGTGTTGAACGAGCTCTCGATCAACCTCGGCACCGCCACCGCGGTGATCCAGGGTTTCGGCAATGTCGGGTCCTATGCGGCGCTGGAGTTGCACCGGTTCGGCCTCAAGGTAATAGCGGTCAGCGATCACACCGGCGCGCTGCACGATCCCTCCGGACTCGATATTCCCGCGCTGATCCGGCATGCCGGAACGCATGGCAGCATCGCCGGCTTTTCCAACCAGTTGCAGTTCGATCCTGAGCAAATCTTCGCGCTGTCCTGCGATGTGCTGGTGCCGGCGGCGATGGAACGGGTGATCGACGCGCAGGTGGCGGCAAACCTGAAATGTCGGGTGCTGGCGGAAGGCGCCAATGGTCCGACCACGCCCGACGCCGACCTCGTGCTGGAAAAGCGTCAGGACGAAGTCTTTGTGATTCCGGATATCCTCTGCAACGCCGGCGGCGTCATCGTCAGCTATTTCGAATGGGTGCAGGATCTGCAGCAATTGTTCTGGGAGGAGGAGGAGGTGACGCGGCGCGAATACCAGATCCTCGACCGTGCCTTCGACCAGATGGTGACGCGCGCCA
- a CDS encoding sugar kinase → MQALFIGQTYIDVTFITDHMPTGDEKHVAKAYAVSFGGNAVTAAFCCAKLGIVPDLIATVANDWLGRMFQDMSAKYGISIHPRKVNSSSLSFIMPKDGKRAIVRCRDDEHIHPFPLLNLGGCRALHVDGHQPDAAIHYAKLCREAGILTSLDGGGLRANTHELLELIDVAIVAERLCEQMDLTPEKMLEYLKSRGCRVAGVTMGERGLLWYDETGTTHTLPALPIPRERVLDTNGAGDVFHGAYVYSYLSNPGKSWHDHFDFARAASTFKIQRLGNEAGLPTLSDIEAVRQEFGVRV, encoded by the coding sequence ATGCAGGCGCTCTTCATCGGACAGACCTATATCGACGTTACCTTCATTACCGACCATATGCCGACCGGCGACGAGAAGCATGTCGCAAAGGCCTACGCCGTTTCGTTCGGCGGCAACGCCGTCACCGCGGCATTCTGCTGCGCCAAGCTCGGCATCGTGCCGGACCTGATCGCCACCGTGGCCAATGACTGGCTGGGGCGGATGTTCCAGGACATGAGCGCGAAGTACGGAATCTCGATCCATCCGCGCAAGGTCAACTCCTCGTCGCTGTCGTTCATCATGCCGAAGGACGGCAAGCGGGCGATCGTGCGCTGCCGCGACGATGAGCATATCCACCCCTTCCCACTTCTGAACCTCGGCGGCTGCCGCGCACTGCATGTCGACGGCCACCAGCCGGACGCCGCGATCCACTATGCCAAACTGTGCCGCGAGGCCGGCATCCTGACCTCGCTCGACGGCGGCGGCCTGCGCGCCAACACCCATGAGCTCCTGGAATTGATCGACGTCGCCATCGTCGCCGAGCGGCTATGCGAGCAGATGGACCTGACGCCGGAAAAGATGCTGGAGTATCTCAAGAGCAGGGGGTGCCGGGTCGCCGGCGTCACCATGGGCGAAAGGGGCCTGCTCTGGTATGACGAGACCGGCACCACGCATACGCTGCCGGCGTTGCCGATCCCGCGCGAACGCGTGCTCGACACCAACGGCGCCGGCGACGTCTTCCATGGCGCCTACGTCTATTCCTACCTCTCCAATCCCGGCAAAAGCTGGCACGATCATTTCGATTTCGCGCGAGCGGCATCGACATTCAAGATCCAGCGGCTCGGCAACGAGGCCGGCTTGCCGACGCTGTCTGACATCGAAGCCGTCAGGCAGGAGTTTGGCGTCCGGGTCTGA